One Pseudoalteromonas rubra genomic window, GTCCATAATGGTCGTCAGCACGTACCTGTATTCGTTACAGACGAAATGATCGGTCACAAACTAGGTGAATTTGCACCTACACGTACTTACCGCGGTCACGCTGCGGATAAGAAAGCTAAAAAGCGTTAATCGGAGGGTATGATGGAAGCATTAGCTAAACACAAATTCGCCTCTGGTTCGGCGCAAAAAGCACGTCTAGTTGCAGATCAGATCCGCGGACTTCCGGTTGATCGCGCGCTAGAAATCCTAGCGTACAGCCCAAAGAAAGCGGCTGTATTAGTTAAGAAAGTACTTGAGTCTGCTATCGCTAACGCGGAGCACAACGAAGGTGCTGACATTGATGAGCTTAAAGTGGCTAAAGTATTTGTAGACGAAGGTCCTACAATGAAACGTATTATGCCACGTGCTAAAGGACGCGCAGACCGCATCCTTAAGCGTTCAAGCCACATCACTGTTGTGGTTTCAGATAGCTAGGAGATATAAGTAATGGGACAAAAAGTTCATCCTACTGGTATTCGCCTAGGTATCTCTAAACCTTGGGTTTCTACCTGGTACGCGAATTCAAAAGATTTCTCTGAGCAGCTTTTTGGTGATCACAAAGTGCGTCAATACCTTACTAAGGAATTGAAAAACGCTTCTGTGTCTAAAATCGTTATTGAGCGTCCAGCGAAATCTATCCGTGTAACAATTCACACAGCTCGTCCTGGTGTTGTTATCGGTAAAAAAGGTGAAGACGTTGAAAAGCTTCGCCACGCTGTAACTAAGCTTGCTGGTGTACCTGCACAAATCAACATTGCAGAAGTACGTAAGCCAGAGCTTGATGCACAACTAGTTGCTGACGGTATCTCTTCACAGCTAGAGCGTCGTGTTATGTTCCGTCGTGCGATGAAGCGCGCGGTACAGAACGCAATGCGCCTGGGTGCAAAGGGTATCAAAGTTGAAGTTAGCGGCCGTCTAGGCGGTGCTGAAATCGCACGTTCTGAGTGGTATCGTGAAGGTCGTGTACCTCTACACACTCTACGTGCTGACATCGACTACGCAACTTCTGAAGCTTTGACCACTTACGGTATCATCGGTGTTAAAGTTTGGATCTTCAAAGGCGAAGTTATCGGTGGTCTTCCACTGAAACAAGAAGCTGAGAAGCCAGCCAAGCGCGCTCCGAAGAAAGCTAAAAAAAGTGCTAAGTAAGAGGTAGCGACTAATGTTACAGCCAAAACGTACAAAATTCCGTAAAGTGCACAAAGGCCGCAACCGTGGTCTTGCAACTAGCGGTAATAAAGTTAGCTTCGGTTCTTTCGGCTTGAAAGCGACTGGCCGTGGCCGTATGACTGCTCGTCAAATCGAAGCAGCTCGTCGTGCTATGACACGTCACATCAAGCGTCAAGGTAAAATCTGGATCCGTGTGTTCCCAGACAAGCCAATTACAGAAAAGCCGCTTGAAGTTCGTATGGGTAAAGGTAAAGGTTCTGTTGAATACTGGGTTGCTGAAATTCAGCCTGGTAAAGTACTTTACGAGATGGAAGGTGTTTCAGAAGAGCTTGCTCGCGAAGCATTCAACCTAGCTGCTCGTAAATTACCTTTCAAAACCACTTTTGTAACTCGGACGGTAATGTAAATGAAAGCTAGCGAACTTAAAGACAAAAGCGTAGAAGAGCTAAATGCTGAACTTCTAGAGCTTCTGCGTGAGCAGTTCAACCTGCGCATGCAAGCGAGCACTGGTCAGCTGGCTCAAACTCACGAGCTGAAAAAAGTACGTCGCAATATTGCGCGTGTTAAAACGGTTATCAACCAGAAGGCAGGTGCATAATGAGCGATAAGATCCGTACTCTTCAAGGTCGTGTAGTTAGCGACAAAATGGACAAGTCAATCGTTGTTGCTATCGAGCGTCAGGTTAAGCACCCGATCTACGGTAAATTCATCAAGCGTACAACTAAGTTGCACGCACACGATGAGAGCAACACTGCGCAAGCAGGTGATACTGTGACTATCCGTGAATGTGCGCCGATCTCTAAGAAAAAATCTTGGACTTTGGTAGACGTTCTGGTTCGTCCTAAGAAAGCTTAATTTTAGTTTTTAACTAAATTAAACTTTTGAAAAGCCCCGGCCTTTTGGTCGGGGCTTTTGCGTTTGGGGCGATCAGGTTATTTTAGGGGTCGTCTGAAGAGCGCGACGCTCCGTGAATGTGCGTCACCACCAAAACCCCTAAGAAAACATCCTGGACTTTGGTAGACGTTCTGGTTCGTCCTAAGAAAGCTTAATTTTAGTTTTTAACTAAATTAAACTTTTGAAAAGCCCCGGCCTTTTGGTCGGGGCTTTTGCGTTTGGGGCGATCAGGTTATTTTAGGGGTCGTCTGAAGAGCGCGACGCTCCGTGAATGTGCGTCACCACCAAAACCCCTAAGAAAACATCCTGGACTTTGGTAGACGTTCTGGTTCGTCCTAAGAAAGCTTAATTTTAGTTTTTAACTAAATTAAACTTTGAAAAGCCCCGGCCTTTTGGCCGGGGCTTTTGCGTTTGGGGCGGTCAGGTTATTTAGGGGTCGTCTGAATAGAGTGGTCATCCGTGAATGTGTGTCACCACCAAAACCCCTAAGAAAACATCCTGGACTTTGGTAGACGTTCTGGTTCGCCCTAAGAAAGCTTAATTTTAGTTTTTAACTAAATTAAACTTTTGAAAAGCCCCGGCCTTTTGGTCGGGGCTTTTGCCTTTTGGGGCGGTCAGGTTATTTAGGGGTCGTCTGAATAGAATGGTCATCCGTGAATGTGCGTCACCACCAAAACCCCTAAGAAAACATCCTGGACTTTGGTAGACGTTCTGGTTCGTCCTAA contains:
- the rplV gene encoding 50S ribosomal protein L22; translation: MEALAKHKFASGSAQKARLVADQIRGLPVDRALEILAYSPKKAAVLVKKVLESAIANAEHNEGADIDELKVAKVFVDEGPTMKRIMPRAKGRADRILKRSSHITVVVSDS
- the rpsC gene encoding 30S ribosomal protein S3, which codes for MGQKVHPTGIRLGISKPWVSTWYANSKDFSEQLFGDHKVRQYLTKELKNASVSKIVIERPAKSIRVTIHTARPGVVIGKKGEDVEKLRHAVTKLAGVPAQINIAEVRKPELDAQLVADGISSQLERRVMFRRAMKRAVQNAMRLGAKGIKVEVSGRLGGAEIARSEWYREGRVPLHTLRADIDYATSEALTTYGIIGVKVWIFKGEVIGGLPLKQEAEKPAKRAPKKAKKSAK
- the rplP gene encoding 50S ribosomal protein L16; the encoded protein is MLQPKRTKFRKVHKGRNRGLATSGNKVSFGSFGLKATGRGRMTARQIEAARRAMTRHIKRQGKIWIRVFPDKPITEKPLEVRMGKGKGSVEYWVAEIQPGKVLYEMEGVSEELAREAFNLAARKLPFKTTFVTRTVM
- the rpmC gene encoding 50S ribosomal protein L29; this translates as MKASELKDKSVEELNAELLELLREQFNLRMQASTGQLAQTHELKKVRRNIARVKTVINQKAGA
- the rpsQ gene encoding 30S ribosomal protein S17 — its product is MSDKIRTLQGRVVSDKMDKSIVVAIERQVKHPIYGKFIKRTTKLHAHDESNTAQAGDTVTIRECAPISKKKSWTLVDVLVRPKKA